Proteins encoded together in one Flavobacteriales bacterium window:
- a CDS encoding Re/Si-specific NAD(P)(+) transhydrogenase subunit alpha — protein MKIGVPKETQARETRVAITPTIAKQLKAKGFEIIVESGAGESSFFSDGDYTQAGAVIGAKANAFECDIVAKINPPTVEEAQKLKAGSTLISLLFAATNPEVVKALAEAGVNAFSMDAIPRTSLAQSMDVLSSQANLAGYKAVLLGGAEMGKIFPMLMTSAGTIKPSTVVIFGAGVAGLQAIATAKRLGANVWVSDIRPETKEQVQSLGGKFIEVEGDESVDMKGGYVTNVSPEFLKKQQEVVTAKVAEADLVITTALIPGRKAPLLITDEMLAKMKPGAVIVDMAVSQGGNVSASKLNETVRVGGVTILGEGNLPATLPMNASELFAKNVSNFLLHLTTENQFNWNMEDEITAGSLIIRDGKLVHLSVLPKETASA, from the coding sequence TTGAAAATAGGAGTACCAAAAGAAACACAAGCGCGCGAAACCAGAGTGGCCATTACCCCTACCATCGCGAAACAACTGAAAGCCAAAGGATTTGAGATCATCGTAGAGAGCGGAGCGGGCGAAAGTTCCTTCTTCTCGGATGGGGATTATACACAGGCCGGGGCAGTTATCGGTGCCAAGGCCAATGCCTTTGAATGCGATATCGTAGCTAAGATCAATCCACCGACAGTGGAGGAAGCGCAAAAACTGAAAGCGGGATCAACCCTGATCTCATTGCTGTTTGCAGCTACCAACCCAGAAGTGGTGAAAGCATTGGCCGAAGCGGGCGTGAATGCTTTCTCAATGGATGCCATTCCGCGCACATCACTGGCACAAAGCATGGACGTTCTGAGTTCACAGGCCAACTTGGCGGGCTACAAAGCGGTGTTGCTTGGCGGTGCTGAAATGGGTAAGATATTCCCGATGTTGATGACCTCCGCTGGAACCATCAAACCTTCTACCGTTGTCATTTTTGGAGCTGGCGTAGCAGGATTGCAAGCTATTGCCACGGCAAAAAGGCTTGGAGCAAACGTCTGGGTTTCGGATATCCGTCCAGAGACGAAAGAACAGGTGCAATCGCTTGGTGGAAAGTTCATTGAAGTGGAAGGAGACGAGAGCGTGGACATGAAAGGCGGTTACGTGACCAACGTTTCGCCAGAGTTCTTGAAGAAGCAACAAGAAGTTGTAACGGCAAAAGTTGCCGAAGCCGATCTGGTCATCACCACCGCTCTTATCCCAGGTAGAAAAGCGCCTCTGTTGATAACCGATGAGATGCTTGCCAAGATGAAACCGGGAGCCGTTATCGTTGATATGGCCGTATCGCAAGGCGGAAACGTCAGCGCCAGTAAACTGAACGAAACGGTTCGGGTTGGTGGCGTCACCATCCTTGGAGAAGGAAACCTCCCTGCTACGCTGCCGATGAATGCCAGCGAGCTCTTCGCCAAGAACGTTTCGAACTTCCTGCTTCATCTTACCACGGAAAATCAGTTCAATTGGAACATGGAAGACGAGATCACCGCTGGTTCGCTCATTATCCGCGATGGCAAACTGGTGCACCTTTCTGTGTTGCCGAAAGAAACAGCTAGCGCTTAA
- a CDS encoding NAD(P) transhydrogenase subunit alpha, which produces MEPILAFAYEHMDMIYIVILSIILGIEVIESVPTVLHTPLMSGANAIHGVVVVGAIIVMGTASPDNYVALILGFLAVILGTVNVVGGFVVTDRMLEMFKKKPAKKD; this is translated from the coding sequence ATGGAACCAATCTTAGCATTTGCCTACGAGCACATGGACATGATCTACATCGTCATCCTGTCCATCATTCTCGGAATTGAAGTCATTGAAAGCGTACCCACCGTACTGCACACGCCTCTGATGAGCGGTGCCAACGCCATCCACGGGGTTGTTGTGGTGGGCGCCATCATTGTGATGGGAACCGCATCGCCCGACAACTACGTAGCGCTCATTCTCGGTTTTCTGGCCGTCATTCTCGGCACGGTGAACGTGGTGGGAGGATTTGTGGTCACCGACCGCATGTTAGAGATGTTCAAGAAGAAACCAGCTAAAAAAGACTAA
- a CDS encoding NAD(P)(+) transhydrogenase (Re/Si-specific) subunit beta encodes MGAYILEIAYLIASVLYIFGLKMMSDPKTARKGNLWAAAGMTVAVAATIVLYTDHEGRHLHNLPWIIAGIAIGSVLGYVMAKRVQMTDMPQMVSLFNGMGGACAAIIGLIEFPHYAHDPNASMLTLLTIYAGLVIGSTSFAGSMIAFLKLNGNLNKDIRLPFYNVMNTGLIIAAVGLTICLAGGHIGAENVDMWVYILLGLSLAYGVLFVLPIGGADMPVVISLLNSFTGMAAAFGGFLYGNMAMLTGGILVGSAGTILTVVMCNAMNRSLSAVIFGAFGTGGGAAAAAGDGVQKSYKQTSPSDLAVLLNYSSKVIIVPGYGLAVAQAQHVVHELESILASRGVEVKYAIHPVAGRMPGHMNVLLAESNVEYDKLVEMEDINPEFSTCDVVLVLGANDVVNPAAKEDPSSPIYGMPILSVEDAKHTVINKRSMSVGYAGIDNDLFYRDKSSMLFGDAKKVLTELVSELKAL; translated from the coding sequence ATGGGAGCCTATATTTTAGAGATAGCGTACCTGATCGCATCGGTACTTTACATTTTCGGATTGAAAATGATGAGCGACCCGAAGACCGCCCGTAAGGGAAATCTTTGGGCAGCTGCGGGTATGACCGTAGCGGTTGCTGCCACCATCGTGCTTTATACAGATCATGAAGGAAGGCACCTACACAACCTTCCGTGGATCATTGCTGGAATTGCCATTGGTTCGGTGCTCGGCTACGTGATGGCCAAGCGCGTGCAGATGACCGATATGCCGCAGATGGTTTCGCTCTTCAACGGCATGGGTGGTGCTTGTGCCGCCATTATCGGACTCATTGAGTTTCCGCATTATGCGCACGACCCGAATGCTTCCATGCTTACTCTTCTCACGATTTATGCAGGATTGGTCATCGGTTCCACCTCGTTTGCAGGTAGTATGATTGCCTTCCTGAAGCTGAATGGCAACCTGAACAAGGACATCCGACTGCCTTTCTATAACGTGATGAACACAGGGCTCATCATAGCTGCGGTTGGTCTCACCATCTGCTTGGCAGGAGGACACATTGGCGCTGAAAACGTTGACATGTGGGTCTACATCCTTCTTGGTCTGAGTTTGGCCTATGGCGTGCTCTTCGTACTGCCAATTGGTGGGGCGGATATGCCCGTGGTTATCTCCCTTTTGAACTCCTTTACGGGAATGGCGGCTGCTTTTGGTGGCTTCCTCTATGGCAACATGGCCATGCTGACGGGCGGTATTCTCGTTGGTTCGGCAGGAACGATTTTGACGGTGGTGATGTGCAACGCCATGAACCGTTCGCTTTCGGCTGTCATCTTTGGTGCTTTCGGTACAGGAGGCGGAGCAGCCGCAGCTGCTGGCGATGGCGTTCAGAAATCGTACAAGCAAACGAGCCCAAGCGACTTGGCGGTGTTGCTCAATTACTCTTCTAAGGTGATCATTGTTCCTGGGTATGGTTTGGCCGTGGCGCAAGCGCAGCACGTGGTGCATGAGTTGGAAAGCATCCTTGCCAGCCGTGGTGTGGAAGTGAAATACGCCATTCACCCTGTGGCGGGACGTATGCCCGGACACATGAACGTGCTGCTGGCAGAAAGCAACGTGGAATACGACAAACTGGTGGAGATGGAAGACATCAACCCTGAGTTCTCTACCTGCGATGTGGTGCTGGTGCTGGGTGCCAACGATGTGGTGAACCCTGCCGCCAAGGAAGACCCCTCCTCGCCTATCTACGGCATGCCAATTCTATCTGTGGAAGATGCCAAGCACACGGTCATCAACAAGCGCTCCATGAGCGTGGGCTACGCGGGCATTGACAACGACCTCTTTTACCGTGATAAGAGCAGCATGCTCTTTGGCGATGCCAAGAAGGTGCTCACGGAGTTGGTGAGTGAGTTGAAGGCGCTTTAG
- a CDS encoding DUF2845 domain-containing protein gives MVLKILAITLSSAILIVSNCLGQEEFYDQKFNKVDAKNIFYFKKAIGYEDAGIDTYSIGDEIVMEFLDPVTGAFLGVFADTSKINLSELHYLKNDSKMRRLLSKYSSPIAIRIYEGKVFIGMSKDEAEESWGKPNDINRTITENLVSEQWVYPNGQYLYFENGVLTAIQD, from the coding sequence ATGGTCTTAAAAATACTTGCCATTACTCTAAGTTCTGCAATACTGATTGTAAGCAACTGCTTAGGTCAAGAGGAGTTTTACGATCAAAAATTCAATAAAGTTGATGCCAAGAATATTTTTTACTTCAAAAAGGCTATCGGATATGAAGATGCCGGAATAGATACCTATTCGATTGGAGACGAAATAGTTATGGAATTTTTAGACCCAGTGACTGGAGCATTCTTAGGAGTTTTTGCCGATACTTCGAAAATCAACTTATCTGAATTACACTATCTCAAAAACGACAGTAAGATGAGAAGATTGTTATCAAAGTATTCAAGCCCTATTGCAATTCGTATTTATGAAGGAAAAGTATTCATTGGCATGTCAAAAGACGAAGCCGAAGAAAGTTGGGGAAAGCCTAATGACATCAATCGTACAATAACGGAGAACCTAGTTTCAGAGCAATGGGTCTATCCCAATGGACAGTACCTATATTTTGAGAATGGAGTACTTACCGCAATTCAAGATTAA
- a CDS encoding DUF4238 domain-containing protein, producing the protein MASNKKQHIVPKTYLKHWKAADRNSEVYGINFGDKYKKLVRPFGLEDQVFKRTNYYDNNYSKYPKFIEIDILSREVEPYYDKIMSVVGSHEPLTEDLLQTIALWILFSDLRKPSYRNDAQRISEFTLKTISFQRYGSRTQELDKTIESVSVQMGKKSQLYGLSNPKMLKNLMDLFLRILCTKRWRFLKAVEGFTFWTNDSPGFSVNTNPLTNTKTPYFDCLEMNKNSINYYPLSPYLCLEISPYPESGEEGNLGAYGYSQANLELMNFINDGVVATHNQMVIANNKEELEKHIKW; encoded by the coding sequence ATAGCCTCCAATAAGAAACAACATATTGTACCAAAAACTTACCTCAAGCATTGGAAGGCAGCTGATAGGAATAGTGAAGTGTACGGAATAAATTTCGGAGACAAATACAAGAAGCTTGTAAGGCCTTTTGGCTTGGAAGACCAAGTCTTTAAGAGGACGAATTATTATGACAATAATTATTCCAAGTATCCGAAATTTATTGAGATTGACATACTGAGTCGGGAAGTAGAACCTTATTACGATAAAATCATGTCAGTAGTGGGCTCTCATGAACCACTTACAGAAGACCTCCTTCAGACTATCGCATTATGGATACTTTTCTCCGACTTGAGAAAACCTAGTTATCGAAACGATGCTCAGAGAATCTCAGAATTTACGTTGAAAACTATTTCCTTCCAGAGATACGGATCCAGAACGCAAGAACTTGATAAAACGATAGAATCGGTTTCTGTTCAAATGGGTAAAAAATCTCAACTCTACGGACTATCCAATCCTAAGATGCTTAAGAATTTGATGGATTTGTTCCTTCGAATTCTTTGTACAAAGCGATGGCGTTTTCTAAAAGCAGTAGAAGGTTTCACATTTTGGACAAATGATAGTCCTGGATTTTCAGTTAACACAAATCCCCTAACAAACACAAAAACACCATATTTTGATTGTTTAGAGATGAATAAAAACTCAATTAATTACTATCCATTATCTCCCTATTTATGTTTAGAAATAAGCCCATATCCCGAATCAGGCGAAGAGGGCAACTTGGGTGCTTACGGTTATTCTCAAGCAAACCTCGAATTGATGAACTTCATTAATGACGGAGTGGTCGCGACACACAATCAGATGGTAATTGCCAATAACAAGGAGGAGCTTGAAAAGCACATTAAGTGGTAA